In Cicer arietinum cultivar CDC Frontier isolate Library 1 chromosome 7, Cicar.CDCFrontier_v2.0, whole genome shotgun sequence, the genomic window ttgaTTTTGTAGTATATGAATTAGAGTGAATGACTGTCTTGAATTGGAAATATGTAATCAATTGATCTATTGTTTCTTTGTTCTTAATTGTTATTCTTTGTATATTGGTTTTTGCACAAGATTATAGATAAattgttttaaagtaaattacCAAAGGTCATGAAACAAGCTTTTGAATCATGGTCTTGGCTGAGTCAATAATGCTACAGCCTCTGTTGAAATAGGTACGGtgtagtaataaaaaaaatggcaaGGCGTAAAGTCAAAAAAACTGTTAAAGCAACCGAATTGGTGCCTCATCCCAAGGAGTCCCAAATTCCGACGCAGCAACCTCACTTCATGGAGCATGAAATCGAAGGTTTTTACACTTCAGATTCTTTTTCCGTTTTTAATTTATCTTCATGAAGTTAAATATATCACATAATGTGTGTGAGTGTGAActaaatttgaattgtttgtgCAGCAATGGAGCGACAAATCAGTGCAATTAAGGCAGTTCGGGAGGTTAAAACTGAACACTTGTTGACGGAATTGAGATTGCTTCGCTCATGTTTTAGTGAGGAACAACTTCAGAAACCCGTGTTAGAGGTTTTTAAAGAAACTCTTCCAAATTTGTCCATTGTGAATGATAAAGGGGGTAACAAATTTGAAGTAAAATGGAAAGATAAAGAAGAGTCTATGAATGTGAACATGAACTGTGGAGATTTGCATGCTTCGTTGCTGCAAAGGTTGTCCATGGCTTACCCTCACTGCTCCTCTTCAATTGCTCCTTTTGCTGGTGCCTTTGAATATTCTTCCAATGCAGCAGGTGAACATTTCATAATTCCGATTAAGTATGTTTTTTATGTTGATGTTTTTGAATTAGTTAGTctcttttaaaattgtttatttaagtcTCAATGtttaaaaagaaagttttttttttgttatgaatTTGGATTTATTGcagcaaattaaaaaaaaaaaaacagacatACTAgtgtgttgtcaaatagccgcTATAGCAGCGTTATAGAGCCATAGCTTAGTGGAATTTAAACAAATCGCTATTGATTCACAATCTGCTATTTAGTACAAACTGTTGTAAAATAGCCGCTATTGCGGCACTATAGCACTATGGcgtagcagaatttgaacaaaccactATTTCCGTGATTTGCAATTGACAACACTGACTATACACATTTTGAGTTTGTGGTAGTTGAGCTCGAAGTATAGCTAACGTAAACTCTCCATCCTGTGTTTGGATTATTCTTTGACTGTGTAAGGAGTGTGTGTTTTGAGTTCGATTTATGTGCCCCAAAATGTGAACAAGTTGATCTATGTCCAATAAGTCTCATTCTCTTACTGCAATTACATTATATTGTTACTCTATAAAACAGAAGACAGagtttttacattttataaatgtgattatgTGCTTTTAGTTCTGAAAAAGATGTGAATCAAATTCTGATCAGTAGTAAACAAACTTCTTTATTGAATATAAGCTCTGTAGCATCGACACCTCTGATCGAAAACGTGTCCCGGTGTCCAACACTAACACGGCACGACACCttgattatattcaattaattaattttcttaaagtATTACCGATGTCTACGTGTCAGTATCGTGTCCGATGTTTGTGTCATAGCTATGTTTCATGGAATATAAAAGCGCAGGGCTGATTTCAAGAAATaggagtaaaaatatatttaagtttctATATGGATGTATTTTGTATAGTTGACAATAGTTAGTTCCATCTTGACAGGGATAGCAAGCTTTGTTGGTGCTGATAATCTGCATTCGAAGGATTTTGTATGTTCTCTTTCTTCACTTTGGATGCTAATTTAAATTTCGTATAGTATTGACAATAGTTACTTCTCTTTCTTCACTTTGGAAAATCACAAATCCTTCAATAAGATTAATATGATTACAATATTTATGCAAATAGAAGCATATAAGATAAGATTAATATGTATGATTATAATGTAAAATCACAAATCCTAACTTAAATATCTCAATCTTTTATTACTTGCATAATCATTGTAGAGTACATTAGTTTTTGTGACAAAAATAGGCTGTGAAACATGAGGGTGCTGACTAATTTGTAAATGATCTAAATTATCTTTGATTTTAAAAGGAAACTTTTAATTCTTTTGGTGATTAAATGTCTATTGTATAGGTGTTTGAGGAGCCATCTGAAACTCAGACTTTAGCAATGCAAGAAGGTCTTCAGACTCCCGGTGTAAGtatctccttcttgcatttttatttaagaaaaaaatgaattacgGTATTTGTTGTTGAGGGCCCCAGGTGGCCTTGTAATGGATAGTTAACAGCTGAATATGGTGATGGCTATATAATTTGTGTTTTGCAGGTAAATAGTCAGAGGTTGTCTGTTGGGATGACGCCCAAAACAGTTCGGCTTCCCAAGCCTGGCGAGATGCTTCTTTCTGTCCATGGATCACCCCTAGGTGTTTACAAGGACAATAACATGGAAGCTATACATGGTATGATTAAGAAAATTGCTTTGGATAAAAATTGAAACTATTTCATTCTTTATCATGTTCACGAACAAGGGATGGTTCTTGTCTAACATTTACTTACTTCCCTGAACTCCAAAGTGCTTACTTTAATGCTTTGCTTTTGATACGCTTTCCTATTCTTCCACACTAGTTGGAAACACAgcaaatttatatatttctaaATACGGTATCTATTCTGACATGCAGAGTCAGAGGAGGGTTGAATTCTGGTTAAATCTCTTGCTATTCAAGATCAAGCTTTTCAATATGCACCGACCAATACAATTTCAATAGTCACTCAAGACGATATTTGTGTCATGATTAGTAGTCTCTTTGCCCAGTATTCATTTTTCATTCAGCGTTCCagttttcttgtgttttccTCTTTCACAGCCAACTAGATCAAATTGATTTGGCCTCCCAGCTCTCAAATTTTGGAACGAGATGCAATCGGAGAGAAACCAACAGTTATCTGACTACTTGTATATTGCATGGCTAGTATGGCTGACACTTATTACTTATACCAGAATGTTATCGACCAAAAGCATATTTCGTAATAGTCTGTCttatatgttttgttttgtgTTGTATTTCCCTGGTTACACTTTGTTTGGATGAGTAAAAGAAACAGAGAAGAGAGGGATAAAAGAGAAATAGAATGAAATGCTGTATTATTTGGATGTAGAGTGTTCACAtcaaaccaattaaaaaaactGCAAACCGatttagaaaaattgaaaactgCACAATATCGAATATTATTGGATATGTTTGGAACTTCTTTTATGAAAATCACACAGATTAGATTAGACCgaatttcaaattcaattttcaaatttataatcaaaCTGCATATAcatatcaactttaatacttataaatttttattaataatatttatttttttaatttaatatattttgttaccaTTTAATATCTTTCAAACAtaatctattaatattatttcaaacttgttattttaatgtgattttatacaaataataataatatctgattaatattttataattgtaattttgatagaaaatcgatcttatttaaattgtattaatttggattgattttttttttttaaataaaaagtcatCTAAATCGATCAAATTGCgagcattttaattttttgaatcggataatttttttcttataatctATTCAAACTACATTGCAAACATCTTTatttaaatgtatatatttataagaGAAAGAAATATTTAGATTTCTCTTTACTTGTTTGAAAGAGAGAAGAATGAATATAAagtattaagtaaaaaatttaaatgacaaAGTTGTCCTTTgttctaaaagaaaatatttagatttttctttatttgtatGAAAGAGAGAAGAATGAATATAAagtattaagtaaaaaatttaaatgacaaAGTTGTCCTTTGTTCTAAAagaaaatgtgaaattttttactttaaataataaacaatgatgattaaaaaaataataagcttaTATGCACTTTtggtttcaatatttttattggatCCAGTCCTATTTtccaaatttgaaaatatagtcttctatttttgtttttttgttgtaaattttagggcttcagattttttttcattttaagttatattgtttTAAATGGTACTTTAGtgagaaaaatttaaataataatatttaatctaCATGAATTGTTACATCATAATGTGATTTGTCAACTCATCATTTAACTTGACAAATTAACAAATAAGCCTCAAAATTTAGTAAAAGGAGAATCATGAATCAATAAAAGCAAATAAGGGGAGTTAAAGGGCCTTTAAACCcttattataattaacaaa contains:
- the LOC101512620 gene encoding uncharacterized protein; this encodes MARRKVKKTVKATELVPHPKESQIPTQQPHFMEHEIEAMERQISAIKAVREVKTEHLLTELRLLRSCFSEEQLQKPVLEVFKETLPNLSIVNDKGGNKFEVKWKDKEESMNVNMNCGDLHASLLQRLSMAYPHCSSSIAPFAGAFEYSSNAAGIASFVGADNLHSKDFVFEEPSETQTLAMQEGLQTPGVNSQRLSVGMTPKTVRLPKPGEMLLSVHGSPLGVYKDNNMEAIHESEEG